The Bosea beijingensis genome contains the following window.
GGGGCGAAGCCGCCCTGTTCGAAGCCGTCGCGCAGGATGCGCTGCCTGGGATCGGCGCCGGCTTCGGCGCGCGCCGGGGCCGTCAACGCACCGGCAAGGCCGATCATCGCCGCGCAGCACAGCATTCCCGATGCGACGATCCTGTTCACGCTTCCCCCGACGATCGACCTCGCCTCCACCCTGCAATGCCGGCACGGCGGCAGCGTGGCGCGCATTGCACTCGGCCGCAACCTCACCACATATGGTCGTTTCGGGCCCGCCGGACCCGGTCGAGCTTGCGCTGCGAGCGCTTCGGTACAGGGTTGCCCTTTGGAGTCCAATCTCTTCCGTTACATCTGGCAGAAGAGCCGGGCAGAGCAGGTCGTCGTCCTGCTGATCATCCTTGTCTCGATTCCCTTCAACTGGGCCTCGTTCGACGTGCCCAAGCGCATCGTCAACGATGCGATCCAGGGCGGCGCCTTCAAGGACGGCAGGACCACCGCCACGCTGATGGACTTCACCCTGCACCTGCCGTCATGGCTGGGCGGGGCCAGCTACAAGATTTCAGACGGCATCCAGGTCGGCCAATACGGGCTGCTGATCGGCCTGAGCAGCTATTTCCTGGTGCTGGTCCTGATCAATGGCGGTTTCAAATACGTCATCAACGTGCGCAAGGGCATCCTTGGCGAGCGGATGCTCAGGCGGATGCGCTACGACCTGTTCAGCCAATTGATGCGCTTCCGGCCGGAGGAGATCCGATCGGTCAAGCCGGCCGAGGTCGCCAGCATGATCAAGGACGAGGTCGAGCCGATCGGCGGCTTCGTCGGCGATGCCTTCATCCAGCCGGTCTTCCTGCTGAGCCAGGCGCTGACGGCGCTCGTCTTCATCATGGCGCAGAGCTTCTGGCTGGGCTCGATCGCGCTGCTGATCGTGCTGGCGCAGGCGATCATCATCCCGATCCTGCGGCGCGAGCAGCTCCGGCTCGGCCGTGAGCGCCAGATCGCCTCGCGCCAGCTCGCGGGCCGGATCGGCGAGATCGTCGATGCCGGGCCGATGATCCAGGGCCATGGCGCGACGGCCTATGTGCAGTCCGACATCGCCGGTCGGCTCGGGCGGCTCTTCGACATCCGCTACGCGCTCTACAAGCGCAAATTCGCGGTCAAATTCCTGAACAACCTGCTGGCCCAGATCACGCCGTTCTTCTTCTACGCCATCGGCGGCTTCTTCGCCCTGCAGGGGCGGCTCGATATCGGCCAGCTCGTTGCGGTGATCGCCGCCTATCGCGACCTGCCGCCGCCGATCAAGGAACTGATCGACTGGGACCAGCAGCGCAACGACGTCACGATCAAGTACGACCAGGTGATCCAGCAGTTCAACAGCGACGAGACGCTGGTCCTCGAGGAGGAGAACGGCGTCTCGGTCCTGCCGGCCAAGGGCGAGGTCCGGCTCGAATCCGTGCAGATGCTGGACAATCGCGGCCAGCCGCTGCTGACGCCGCTCTCGTTCAGCCTGCAACGACCCGGCATGGTCGCGGTGGTCGGTCCGCAAGGCGGCGGCAAGGACGTGCTCGGCCGCATCCTCGGCCGGCAGGCGACGAGCTATACCGGGCGCGTGCTGATCGATGGCGAGCCGCTGGCGGGTATGTCGGTGGAGCGGGCAAGCCATCTCATCGGCTATTCCGGCGACGAGCCCGAGATCATCGCCGGCTCGATGCGCGACAACATCCTGCTGCCGCTGCGGCGCCGGCGCCCCGACCTGAAGACGGGCGGCACGGTCTCGCAGCCGGAGCATCGCCGCTTCGTCGAGGCGATCCGCTCGGGCAATTCACCCTTTCCGTTCGAGGCGGACTGGACCGACTATGAAGGGGTCGGCGTGGCCGATGCGGCAGAGCTCGCGGGGCGGGTCCATGAGTTGCTCGACGTCTTCGGCTGCACGCAGGAAGTCTACGAGCTCGGTCTCGGCGGCAAGGTGATACGGCCCGTCAGCGAGCAGGCGATCGAGCGCATCATCACGGCGCGCCGCGTGGTCGCCGCCGAGCTCGCGCGGATTCAGCAGAGCGACCTGATCGAGCCTTTCGTGCTCGACCGCTACAACCGCAATGCGCCGATCATCGAGAACCTGATCTTCGGCACGCGGACGACGACGCGCTTCGACAGCGCGACCCTGCTGTTCGAGCCCTATGCCCAGTCGATCCTCAAGGCGGAGTCGCTGGTCGAACCCTTGGCCGAGATGGGCGGGCGCATCGTCGCGACGGTCGTCGAAATCTTCGCGGGACTGCCGCAGGGCCACGCGCTGTTCGAGCGCTATTCCTTCGGCGCCAATTTCGAGTTCGAGCGC
Protein-coding sequences here:
- a CDS encoding ABC transporter ATP-binding protein/permease, translating into MESNLFRYIWQKSRAEQVVVLLIILVSIPFNWASFDVPKRIVNDAIQGGAFKDGRTTATLMDFTLHLPSWLGGASYKISDGIQVGQYGLLIGLSSYFLVLVLINGGFKYVINVRKGILGERMLRRMRYDLFSQLMRFRPEEIRSVKPAEVASMIKDEVEPIGGFVGDAFIQPVFLLSQALTALVFIMAQSFWLGSIALLIVLAQAIIIPILRREQLRLGRERQIASRQLAGRIGEIVDAGPMIQGHGATAYVQSDIAGRLGRLFDIRYALYKRKFAVKFLNNLLAQITPFFFYAIGGFFALQGRLDIGQLVAVIAAYRDLPPPIKELIDWDQQRNDVTIKYDQVIQQFNSDETLVLEEENGVSVLPAKGEVRLESVQMLDNRGQPLLTPLSFSLQRPGMVAVVGPQGGGKDVLGRILGRQATSYTGRVLIDGEPLAGMSVERASHLIGYSGDEPEIIAGSMRDNILLPLRRRRPDLKTGGTVSQPEHRRFVEAIRSGNSPFPFEADWTDYEGVGVADAAELAGRVHELLDVFGCTQEVYELGLGGKVIRPVSEQAIERIITARRVVAAELARIQQSDLIEPFVLDRYNRNAPIIENLIFGTRTTTRFDSATLLFEPYAQSILKAESLVEPLAEMGGRIVATVVEIFAGLPQGHALFERYSFGANFEFERLNELADLLGKHDMRNPLDQETERDLVALALGYIEPKHRLNLIDARLERRILRARESFRKHLPADAADDVDFYDPDKVMVGASVRDNLMFGRIGYGVPDAARKVGEIVLQALSRSGLGDALYRLGLDTESGIRGRFLPARLRQAVPLVQALVKAPQIAVLDISALLAISDEPEEIVARLHGYCAGMTLFLLVGDANLAGEVPLRVVFHGATGTVEANGAPEAANDRASHFETTGRMEARS